One part of the Triplophysa dalaica isolate WHDGS20190420 chromosome 25, ASM1584641v1, whole genome shotgun sequence genome encodes these proteins:
- the nelfe gene encoding negative elongation factor E, which yields MAIFPSTLTEEEEALQKKYAKLKKKKKALLALKKQSSTSQTSQAGLKRTLSDQPVVDTATATEQAKMLIKTGAISAIKSENKNSGFKRSRTLEGKLKDPEKGPVPAFLPFQRSVSTDEEPPDSAKRANRKSLYESFVSGDRPHDEEAGMSVSRDVEREREIEVDWERERERDRERDKEREHERGRERERDRDRERDRSRESERDRERDGPYRRSDSFPDRRGVRKGNTVYVYGVGLVEDTLRPAFTQHGNIIDLTMDSVRNCAFVTFEKIESADQAVAELNTTTLGDVNIKVSIARKQPMLDAATGKSVWASLAVQNSAKGSYRDKRSQVVYSEDYLK from the exons ATGGCGATATTTCCCAGCACACTTACAGAAGAAGAGGAAGCACTGCAGAAGAAATATGCCAAGTTAAAGAAAAAG AAAAAGGCTCTGTTAGCTCTGAAGAAGCAGAGCTCCACCAGTCAGACAAGTCAGGCAGGACTGAAACGCA CTTTGTCAGATCAGCCTGTGGTGGACACGGCAACAGCTACAGAACAGGCGAAAATGTTGATCAAGACTGGAGCGATCAGTGCTATCAAATCAGAGAACAAGAACTCGGGCTTCAAGCGATCTAGAACTCTGGAGGGTAAACTGAAG GATCCAGAGAAAGGTCCCGTACCAGCATTCCTTCCTTTCCAGAGGAGTGTCTCTACAGATGAAGAGCCCCCGGAT TCGGCCAAACGAGCCAATAGGAAATCCCTGTATGAGAG TTTTGTTTCTGGAGATCGTCCCCATGATGAGGAGGCAGGAATGTCGGTGAGTCGAGATGTCGAGCGTGAACGAGAAATAGAGGTGGACTGGGAGAGAGAacgagaaagagacagagagcgggacaaagagagagagcacgAGCGGGGCCGTGAGAGAGAACGAGATCGCGACCGGGAACGAGACAGGAgcagagaaagtgagagagacagagagagagacgggcCCTACAGAC GGTCAGATTCATTTCCAGATCGCAGAGGTGTGCGGAAGGGAAACACGGTGTATGTCTATGGTGTGGGTTTAGTTGAGGACACCTTACGCCCAGCATTCACTCAGCATGGCAACATTATCGACCTTACCATGGACTCTGTACGCAA TTGTGCCTTTGTTACCTTTGAGAAGATTGAGTCTGCAGACCAGGCCGTGGCAGAG CTGAACACCACAACATTGGGTGATGTCAACATCAAAGTCAGCATCGCCAGGAAGCAGCCCATGCTTGACGCAGCCACAGGGAAATCTGTCTGGGCTTCTCTTG CCGTGCAGAACAGCGCCAAAGGCTCGTACAGAGACAAACGGAGCCAAGTCGTCTACAGTGAAGATTATCTTAAATAA
- the LOC130416057 gene encoding zinc finger and BTB domain-containing protein 12-like isoform X2: protein MEVDLVSFRLPGHGDKAMSNMNSLRTQQHFCDVTIVAGGRRMFRGHKVVLAACSAFLRDQFLLNPSSELQVSMLHSSKVVCELLQSCYTGMLQFSAKEIVNYLTAASYLQMEHVVEKCRGALSQYMQPRNRSPMTVKTEDPQSMPVIVSGSTHSLGSMSPPSDTASLHPHSSGKDAEHSVVHSRDASDFSMHHVRASDPSGHFEGSSESDVFQVQISDEHQDPEKNPDAEEVNRESIVVLDDHCQELDTGGEEASMEGRGKGNSVRGAVRPWRRRHGEHRGGRGRGFKNKRRYTLKDRKLLGNYQEAWRFPTPDEIMGNFGTDFGADYLSNQHLSNSSLHVEYRVAEGQNEDQGPAHFGVEASRGEETMVVGAPQNERGAPDESVAVVGSTSCVTGPVVCEDCGLAFSSTQDLAVHSLATHQLYVCPCCGKNFSHSSNLNRHMIVHRGVAKLHCCPLCHKTFTQKSTLCDHMNLHSGERPHVCAYCHVSFAHKPALRRHLKEQHGRTTAQNYLEMQRNNEGVAGGVGEGV, encoded by the exons ATGGAAGTCGACTTGGTTAGTTTCCGTCTACCTGGACATGGAGACAAAGCCATGAGCAACATGAACTCCCTCCGGACACAGCAGCACTTCTGTGACGTCACCATTGTGGCGGGGGGCAGACGCATGTTCAGGGGGCATAAGGTGGTACTGGCCGCCTGCTCCGCGTTTCTTAGGGACCAGTTTCTTTTGAACCCTTCATCAGAGCTACAG GTGTCGATGTTGCACAGCTCAAAAGTGGTGTGTGAGCTCCTCCAGTCTTGTTACACAGGGATGCTGCAGTTCAGTGCTAAAGAGATTGTGAACTACCTGACAGCAGCCAGTTACCTGCAGATGGAGCATGTGGTGGAGAAATGCAGAGGAGCCTTGAGCCAGTACATGCAGCCCCGGAATCGAAGCCCAATG ACTGTAAAAACAGAAGACCCGCAGTCCATGCCGGTCATTGTCAGTGGAAGTACCCACTCATTGGGATCTATGTCGCCCCCGTCTGACACGGCATCATTACACCCTCACAGTTCTGGAAAGGATGCTGAACACTCTGTCGTTCACTCCAGAGATGCCAGTGATTTTTCGATGCACCAT GTTAGGGCATCGGATCCCTCTGGCCACTTCGAGGGCAGCAGTGAGTCCGACGTCTTTCAGGTGCAGATCAGCGATGAACATCAAGACCCAGAGAAGAACCCTGATGCTGAGGAGGTCAACAGAGAATCCATCGTCGTGTTAGACGACCACTGTCAGGAGCTGGACACGGGCGGAGAGGAAGCCAGTATGGAGGGTCGAGGAAAAGGCAACAGTGTTCGAGGCGCAGTCCGCCCGTGGAGGCGACGACACGGCGAGCACAGGGGTGGCAGAGGAAGGGGCTTCAAAAACAAAAGACGCTACACTCTGAAGGATCGCAAGCTTTTGGGGAACTATCAAGAAGCTTGGCGTTTTCCCACTCCGGATGAGATCATGGGTAACTTCGGAACAGACTTCGGGGCAGATTACCTCTCCAATCAGCATCTCTCAAACAGTTCCCTCCATGTGGAGTACAGGGTGGCAGAGGGACAAAATGAGGACCAGGGTCCAGCTCATTTCGGAGTAGAAGCTTCCAGAGGGGAAGAGACGATGGTAGTCGGGGCACCGCAGAACGAGCGAGGCGCGCCTGACGAGTCCGTGGCTGTAGTCGGCTCCACATCCTGCGTAACGGGACCGGTGGTTTGTGAGGACTGCGGACTTGCTTTCTCTTCGACGCAGGACTTGGCCGTGCATTCCCTGGCGACGCATCAGCTGTACGTGTGTCCGTGCTGCGGGAAGAACTTCAGCCACTCCAGTAACCTCAACCGTCACATGATCGTCCACCGCGGAGTCGCCAAACTCCACTGCTGTCCCCTGTGCCACAAGACCTTCACTCAGAAGTCAACATTGTGCGACCACATGAACCTGCACAGCGGGGAACGCCCGCACGTGTGCGCCTACTGCCACGTGAGCTTCGCCCACAAGCCCGCTCTAAGGCGCCACCTGAAGGAGCAACATGGAAGGACCACTGCCCAAAACTACCTGGAGATGCAGCGCAATAATGAGGGTGTGGCTGGAGGTGTTGGGGAAGGGGTTTAG
- the LOC130416057 gene encoding zinc finger and BTB domain-containing protein 12-like isoform X3, which produces MEVDLVSFRLPGHGDKAMSNMNSLRTQQHFCDVTIVAGGRRMFRGHKVVLAACSAFLRDQFLLNPSSELQQVSMLHSSKVVCELLQSCYTGMLQFSAKEIVNYLTAASYLQMEHVVEKCRGALSQYMQPRNRSPMVRASDPSGHFEGSSESDVFQVQISDEHQDPEKNPDAEEVNRESIVVLDDHCQELDTGGEEASMEGRGKGNSVRGAVRPWRRRHGEHRGGRGRGFKNKRRYTLKDRKLLGNYQEAWRFPTPDEIMGNFGTDFGADYLSNQHLSNSSLHVEYRVAEGQNEDQGPAHFGVEASRGEETMVVGAPQNERGAPDESVAVVGSTSCVTGPVVCEDCGLAFSSTQDLAVHSLATHQLYVCPCCGKNFSHSSNLNRHMIVHRGVAKLHCCPLCHKTFTQKSTLCDHMNLHSGERPHVCAYCHVSFAHKPALRRHLKEQHGRTTAQNYLEMQRNNEGVAGGVGEGV; this is translated from the exons ATGGAAGTCGACTTGGTTAGTTTCCGTCTACCTGGACATGGAGACAAAGCCATGAGCAACATGAACTCCCTCCGGACACAGCAGCACTTCTGTGACGTCACCATTGTGGCGGGGGGCAGACGCATGTTCAGGGGGCATAAGGTGGTACTGGCCGCCTGCTCCGCGTTTCTTAGGGACCAGTTTCTTTTGAACCCTTCATCAGAGCTACAG CAGGTGTCGATGTTGCACAGCTCAAAAGTGGTGTGTGAGCTCCTCCAGTCTTGTTACACAGGGATGCTGCAGTTCAGTGCTAAAGAGATTGTGAACTACCTGACAGCAGCCAGTTACCTGCAGATGGAGCATGTGGTGGAGAAATGCAGAGGAGCCTTGAGCCAGTACATGCAGCCCCGGAATCGAAGCCCAATG GTTAGGGCATCGGATCCCTCTGGCCACTTCGAGGGCAGCAGTGAGTCCGACGTCTTTCAGGTGCAGATCAGCGATGAACATCAAGACCCAGAGAAGAACCCTGATGCTGAGGAGGTCAACAGAGAATCCATCGTCGTGTTAGACGACCACTGTCAGGAGCTGGACACGGGCGGAGAGGAAGCCAGTATGGAGGGTCGAGGAAAAGGCAACAGTGTTCGAGGCGCAGTCCGCCCGTGGAGGCGACGACACGGCGAGCACAGGGGTGGCAGAGGAAGGGGCTTCAAAAACAAAAGACGCTACACTCTGAAGGATCGCAAGCTTTTGGGGAACTATCAAGAAGCTTGGCGTTTTCCCACTCCGGATGAGATCATGGGTAACTTCGGAACAGACTTCGGGGCAGATTACCTCTCCAATCAGCATCTCTCAAACAGTTCCCTCCATGTGGAGTACAGGGTGGCAGAGGGACAAAATGAGGACCAGGGTCCAGCTCATTTCGGAGTAGAAGCTTCCAGAGGGGAAGAGACGATGGTAGTCGGGGCACCGCAGAACGAGCGAGGCGCGCCTGACGAGTCCGTGGCTGTAGTCGGCTCCACATCCTGCGTAACGGGACCGGTGGTTTGTGAGGACTGCGGACTTGCTTTCTCTTCGACGCAGGACTTGGCCGTGCATTCCCTGGCGACGCATCAGCTGTACGTGTGTCCGTGCTGCGGGAAGAACTTCAGCCACTCCAGTAACCTCAACCGTCACATGATCGTCCACCGCGGAGTCGCCAAACTCCACTGCTGTCCCCTGTGCCACAAGACCTTCACTCAGAAGTCAACATTGTGCGACCACATGAACCTGCACAGCGGGGAACGCCCGCACGTGTGCGCCTACTGCCACGTGAGCTTCGCCCACAAGCCCGCTCTAAGGCGCCACCTGAAGGAGCAACATGGAAGGACCACTGCCCAAAACTACCTGGAGATGCAGCGCAATAATGAGGGTGTGGCTGGAGGTGTTGGGGAAGGGGTTTAG
- the LOC130416057 gene encoding zinc finger and BTB domain-containing protein 12-like isoform X1, which yields MEVDLVSFRLPGHGDKAMSNMNSLRTQQHFCDVTIVAGGRRMFRGHKVVLAACSAFLRDQFLLNPSSELQQVSMLHSSKVVCELLQSCYTGMLQFSAKEIVNYLTAASYLQMEHVVEKCRGALSQYMQPRNRSPMTVKTEDPQSMPVIVSGSTHSLGSMSPPSDTASLHPHSSGKDAEHSVVHSRDASDFSMHHVRASDPSGHFEGSSESDVFQVQISDEHQDPEKNPDAEEVNRESIVVLDDHCQELDTGGEEASMEGRGKGNSVRGAVRPWRRRHGEHRGGRGRGFKNKRRYTLKDRKLLGNYQEAWRFPTPDEIMGNFGTDFGADYLSNQHLSNSSLHVEYRVAEGQNEDQGPAHFGVEASRGEETMVVGAPQNERGAPDESVAVVGSTSCVTGPVVCEDCGLAFSSTQDLAVHSLATHQLYVCPCCGKNFSHSSNLNRHMIVHRGVAKLHCCPLCHKTFTQKSTLCDHMNLHSGERPHVCAYCHVSFAHKPALRRHLKEQHGRTTAQNYLEMQRNNEGVAGGVGEGV from the exons ATGGAAGTCGACTTGGTTAGTTTCCGTCTACCTGGACATGGAGACAAAGCCATGAGCAACATGAACTCCCTCCGGACACAGCAGCACTTCTGTGACGTCACCATTGTGGCGGGGGGCAGACGCATGTTCAGGGGGCATAAGGTGGTACTGGCCGCCTGCTCCGCGTTTCTTAGGGACCAGTTTCTTTTGAACCCTTCATCAGAGCTACAG CAGGTGTCGATGTTGCACAGCTCAAAAGTGGTGTGTGAGCTCCTCCAGTCTTGTTACACAGGGATGCTGCAGTTCAGTGCTAAAGAGATTGTGAACTACCTGACAGCAGCCAGTTACCTGCAGATGGAGCATGTGGTGGAGAAATGCAGAGGAGCCTTGAGCCAGTACATGCAGCCCCGGAATCGAAGCCCAATG ACTGTAAAAACAGAAGACCCGCAGTCCATGCCGGTCATTGTCAGTGGAAGTACCCACTCATTGGGATCTATGTCGCCCCCGTCTGACACGGCATCATTACACCCTCACAGTTCTGGAAAGGATGCTGAACACTCTGTCGTTCACTCCAGAGATGCCAGTGATTTTTCGATGCACCAT GTTAGGGCATCGGATCCCTCTGGCCACTTCGAGGGCAGCAGTGAGTCCGACGTCTTTCAGGTGCAGATCAGCGATGAACATCAAGACCCAGAGAAGAACCCTGATGCTGAGGAGGTCAACAGAGAATCCATCGTCGTGTTAGACGACCACTGTCAGGAGCTGGACACGGGCGGAGAGGAAGCCAGTATGGAGGGTCGAGGAAAAGGCAACAGTGTTCGAGGCGCAGTCCGCCCGTGGAGGCGACGACACGGCGAGCACAGGGGTGGCAGAGGAAGGGGCTTCAAAAACAAAAGACGCTACACTCTGAAGGATCGCAAGCTTTTGGGGAACTATCAAGAAGCTTGGCGTTTTCCCACTCCGGATGAGATCATGGGTAACTTCGGAACAGACTTCGGGGCAGATTACCTCTCCAATCAGCATCTCTCAAACAGTTCCCTCCATGTGGAGTACAGGGTGGCAGAGGGACAAAATGAGGACCAGGGTCCAGCTCATTTCGGAGTAGAAGCTTCCAGAGGGGAAGAGACGATGGTAGTCGGGGCACCGCAGAACGAGCGAGGCGCGCCTGACGAGTCCGTGGCTGTAGTCGGCTCCACATCCTGCGTAACGGGACCGGTGGTTTGTGAGGACTGCGGACTTGCTTTCTCTTCGACGCAGGACTTGGCCGTGCATTCCCTGGCGACGCATCAGCTGTACGTGTGTCCGTGCTGCGGGAAGAACTTCAGCCACTCCAGTAACCTCAACCGTCACATGATCGTCCACCGCGGAGTCGCCAAACTCCACTGCTGTCCCCTGTGCCACAAGACCTTCACTCAGAAGTCAACATTGTGCGACCACATGAACCTGCACAGCGGGGAACGCCCGCACGTGTGCGCCTACTGCCACGTGAGCTTCGCCCACAAGCCCGCTCTAAGGCGCCACCTGAAGGAGCAACATGGAAGGACCACTGCCCAAAACTACCTGGAGATGCAGCGCAATAATGAGGGTGTGGCTGGAGGTGTTGGGGAAGGGGTTTAG
- the sacm1la gene encoding phosphatidylinositol-3-phosphatase SAC1-A: protein MATAYERFNLHATPEKFYIEACDDGAKDVLVIDRVSTEMTLAGVKDIPPSGVTRPICGIMGTTRLVAGMYLIVITRKRKVGDLFGHTVWKALEFDVISYKKTILHLTDIQMQDNKTFLAMINNVLNTDGFYFCTDYDLTHTQQRLSNTSPDFQEMSLLERADQRFMWNGNLLREIVEQPELHKFAFPVIHGFIVMKPCCINGKVFEWILISRRSCFRAGVRYYVRGIDSEGHAANFVETEQIVQYSNARASFVQTRGSMPFYWSQRPNLKYKPKPQIRTDTNHMDGFRRHFESQVLIYGKQVILNLVNQKGSELPLEQTFAKMVNSVEDGMIKYIAFDFHKECSKMRWHRLQILVDTVAGMQDEFGYFMLGSDGKVMSEQSGTFRSNCMDCLDRTNVIQSLLARCSLQNQLQRMGVLHVGQKIEEQADFEKIYRNAWADNANACAKQYAGTGALKTDFTRTGKRTQWGLVMDGWNSMIRYYKNNFSDGFRQDSIDLFLGNYTVDETDELVAMHMQKDWKFLTLPVIMVVAFSMCIICLLTPGDTWTETLAYVFFWGVASAVTAAVIIVNGREFVDAPKLVQKEKMD, encoded by the exons GTGTGAAGGACATCCCCCCCTCTGGCGTAACTAGACCCATTTGTGGAATCATGGGAACTACACGTCTGGTGGCTG GTATGTACCTCATAGTCATCACCAGGAAGAGGAAAGTGGGCGACCTTTTTGGCCACACTGTGTGGAAAGCGCTGGAGTTTGATGTGATTTCTTATAAGAAGACCATCTTGCACCTCACAGATATTCAG ATGCAAGATAACAAGACGTTTCTGGCTATGATTAACAACGTCCTCAACACGGATGGCTTCTACTTCTGCACAGACTATGACCTGACACACACCCAGCAGCGGCTGTCCAACACCAGCCCGGATTTTCAGGAGATGAGCCTGCTGGAGAGG GCAGATCAGAGGTTTATGTGGAATGGAAACCTTTTAAGGGAAATCGTTGAACAGCCTGAG CTCCACAAATTTGCATTTCCTGTCATCCACGGAT TTATTGTGATGAAGCCATGCTGCATCAATGGAAAGGTCTTTGAATGGATTCTCATCTCTAGACGGAGCTGTTTCAGAGCTGGGGTGCGTTATTACGTCAGAG GAATTGACTCTGAGGGACATGCTGCTAACTTTGTCGAGACTGAACAGATAGTCCAGTACAGTAATGCCCGGGCATCATTTGTGCAG ACGCGAGGCTCTATGCCCTTCTATTGGTCCCAGAGACCCAACCTGAAGTACAAACCCAAGCCGCAGATCCGCACAGACACAAATCAC ATGGATGGATTCCGGAGGCATTTTGAGTCCCAGGTTCTCATTTATGGGAAACAAGTGATTCTGAATTTG GTAAATCAGAAGGGATCTGAATTACCCCTTGAACAGACCTTCGCCAAAATGGTCAACAGCGTGGAAGACGGAATGATCAA GTACATAGCTTTTGACTTTCACAAAGAATGCAGTAAAATGagatggcatcgcctccagatTTTGGTCGACACTGTGGCCGGCATGCAAGATGAGTTTGG GTACTTTATGCTGGGGTCAGACGGGAAGGTGATGTCAGAACAGTCCGGAACATTCCGCAGTAACTGTATGGACTGCTTAGATCGCACCAACGTCATTCAGAGCCTGCTGGCCAGGTGTTCCCTACAGAACCAACTACAG AGGATGGGCGTCCTCCATGTTGGCCAGAAGATCGAGGAGCAAGCAGATTTTGAGAAAATCTATAGGAACG cGTGGGCGGACAACGCCAACGCCTGTGCGAAACAATATGCAGGAACAGGAGCACTGAAAACCGACTTCACCAG GACTGGCAAGAGAACTCAATGGGGCTTGGTAATGGACGGCTGGAACTCAATGATCCGCTACTACAAGAACAATTTCTCAGATGGGTTCAGACAA GACTCTATTGATCTCTTCCTTGGAAACTATACGGTGGATGAAACCGATGAGCTGGTGGCTATGCACATGCAGAAGGATTGGAAGTTCCTCACG CTTCCCGTTATTATGGTGGTGGCTTTCTCTATGTGTATCATCTGTCTTCTAACGCCAG GTGACACTTGGACCGAGACCCTGGCGTACGTGTTTTTCTGGGGCGTGGCCAGTGCCGTCACAGCTGCTGTCATTATTGTCAATGGACGAGAGTTTGTGGACGCTCCCAAACTGGTCCAAAAGGAAAAAATGGATTGA